In Cryptomeria japonica chromosome 10, Sugi_1.0, whole genome shotgun sequence, a genomic segment contains:
- the LOC131047623 gene encoding methyl-CpG-binding domain-containing protein 11: MASPVEEEVPVSSPVAAGSPEKPIVELPAPEGWKKKLIPKKRKDEIVYYAPTGDEIKSRAQLERYLKTHPGGPSSSEFSWTTGTTPRRSSRLSDKMQADSETPESESKKTPSKRSRKSGAADSEDTKNSKRKSKSETAEGNEDSKEEVMKDVEPEESTKEDTVTEIVEDNNDGKKEEAEQGKPETKQDGTDSEMVDVGKPGEDKVADPEVNTEKDEEAVKGPEAPMEEDQVLTKEPEVHAEEEKSNKGAEVPLEEEKQGKESEINLEEKTEEEPEVQIEDMAKEVVDKDLAEEVKSEDKEAHGNGVNIEAKVPAHDEHQEPVDLKNENGYDKDSLQQAYEQHKPVDSVMSHDLKENDTNQEATKIQSLQPPTNSEAHQPSEQVGVSS; encoded by the exons CTTATTCCAAAGAAGCGGAAGGATGAGATTGTTTACTATGCCCCAACAGGGGATGAGATCAAGTCACGGGCACAGCTGGAGCGCTATCTGAAGACACATCCTGGTGGCCCTTCCAGTTCGGAGTTCAGCTGGACAACAG GGACCACGCCAAGGAGGTCTTCGAGGTTGAGTGACAAAATGCAGGCAGATTCTGAAACTCCAGAGAGCGAGTCCAAAAAGACGCCATCAAAGCGCTCGAGGAAATCAGGAGCTGCTGATTCCGAGGACACCAAAAATTCAAAGAGAAAGAGCAAGTCTgaaactgctgaaggaaatgaggATTCGAAGGAGGAGGTAATGAAAGATGTGGAACCGGAGGAATCAACGAAAGAAGATACTGTCACAGAAATAGTGGAAGACAATAATGATGGTAAAAAGGAAGAAGCCGAGCAAGGAAAGCCAGAAACGAAGCAAGATGGCACAGATTCAGAAATGGTGGATGTAGGCAAACCAGGTGAAGATAAGGTGGCTGATCCAGAAGTCAATACAGAAAAGGATGAGGAAGCAGTGAAGGGACCAGAAGCTCCAATGGAGGAGGATCAAGTGCTGACAAAAGAACCAGAAGTTCATGCGGAAGAAGAAAAGTCCAATAAAGGGGCAGAAGTCCCTTTGGAAGAAGAGAAGCAGGGAAAAGAATCTGAAATTAACTTGGAGGAAAAGACAGAGGAAGAACCTGAGGTTCAAATTGAGGACATGGCAAAAGAAGTTGTTGATAAAGATCTAGCAGAAGAGGTGAAGTCTGAGGATAAGGAAGCACATGGAAATGGTGTCAATATTGAGGCTAAGGTACCAGCTCACGATGAACATCAGGAGCCTGTAGACCTGAAAAATGAGAATGGATATGACAAGGACTCCCTTCAGCAAGCCTATGAGCAGCACAAACCAGTGGACTCAGTGATGAGTcatgatttgaaggaaaatgaTACTAATCAAGAGGCTACAAAGATACAATCCCTTCAGCCTCCTACCAACAGTGAGGCACATCAGCCTTCCGAACAAGTTGGTGTTAGCAGCTGA
- the LOC131859604 gene encoding pentatricopeptide repeat-containing protein At3g24000, mitochondrial-like, which produces MPLPSITCLNFTALSREGQLKEALHILLTTHNPPEDYSTYIQLLQTCILKNTISQGKRIHSFIAHRLFASATRTTFYNKLIYMYAKCGSLVNARKVFNHMIERDSVSWNTIIVAYRRHGYPHEAVKLFHQMQRKGFQPDQFTFASILPACAKMGALEQGMKIHQRITEGGFLSDVVSNALIDMYAKCGSIDKARELFDRMPRRNVFSWTAMISGYAQNGFVEIALETFKQMQLAGVKPNSTTFVSILPACAKIGALEQGIDIHQCIKDTEILSDVVVATALVDMYAKCGSIQKARELFDRMPHRDVISWNAMIAGYAQNGFVDKAVETFKQMQLAGVKPNSTTFASILPACAKVGALEQGIDIHQSIKDKAILSDVVVATALVDVYAKCGSIDKARELFDGMSQRDVVSWTAMIAGYAQNGFVEKALESFKQMQLAGVMPDSTTFASIISACAKMGALEQGMDIHQSIKDRGILSDIVVATALVDMYAKCGRIDKACEIFDNMSQRNVVSWNAMIAGYAQNGYVEKALETFKQMQFAGVNPNSSTFVSILPACAKMGALELGTDIHQSIMEAGLLSDIIIENALVDMYARCGSIDKARELFDRMPQRDIISWNAMIAGYAQNGSCKDALIIFELMKLSGTNPDIVSFTFVLCACSHAGLLDEGCTYFNDMSNPYCITPTVDHYVCMIDLLGRAGYLEGTLNFIIKMPVKPVVVLWMCFLGACRSHMNIGLGVFTALLLFDLDPENAATYVLLSNIYAEVGRWGEVQMLRRLMKDRGIKKIPGCSWIEDHKMVHAFCAGDRSHPQTREIYAKLEKLAWEMKAAGYFPDSRHLHNDVEEEEKELFLCYHSEKLAIAFGLLNTAPGTTIRVVKNLRVCADCHTATKFISKIVAREIVVRDANRFHHFKQGECSCGDYW; this is translated from the coding sequence ATGCCATTGCCATCCATTACTTGTCTCAATTTCACAGCTCTAAGTAGAGAGGGCCAGTTGAAGGAGGCGCTGCACATTCTGCTTACTACGCACAACCCCCCTGAAGACTATTCTACATACATTCAATTATTGCAGACCTGCATTCTCAAGAACACGATTTCACAAGGAAAAAGAATCCACTCTTTTATCGCTCACAGGCTATTTGCATCTGCTACACGCACAACTTTTTATAATAAGCTTATTTACATGTATGCCAAGTGCGGAAGTCTGGTTAATGCTCGTAAAGTGTTTAACCATATGATAGAACGAGACAGCGTTTCATGGAATACGATCATTGTAGCGTACAGAAGACATGGGTATCCTCACGAGGCAGTTAAGCTTTTTCACCAAATGCAACGAAAAGGTTTCCAACCCGATCAGTTCACATTTGCCAGCATACTCccagcctgtgcgaaaatgggagctttggaacagggtatgaagATCCATCAAAGGATAAcggaagggggttttttgtcagatgTAGTTTCAAATGCCCTgatagatatgtatgcaaaatgtggaagcatagacaaggcacgtgaactgtttgaccgAATGCCTCGAAGAAATGTATTCTCGTGGACTGCGATGATTTCAGGATATgcgcaaaatggatttgttgaaatagccttagaaactttcaagcaaatgcaattggcaggtgtaaaaccGAATTCCACAACCTTcgtcagcatcctccctgcctgtgccaaaattggagctttggaacagggtatagaCATTCATCAATGCATTAAGGACACAGAAATTttatcagatgttgtagttgcaactgccctggtagatatgtatgcaaaatgtggaagcatccaaaaggcacgtgaactgtttgacagaatgcctcacagagatgtcatctcatggaatgcaatgattgcaggatatgcacaaaacggATTTGTTGATAAGGctgtagaaactttcaagcaaatgcaattggcaggtgtaaagccaaattccacaacctttgccagcatccttccTGCCTGTGCCAaagtgggagctttggaacagggtatagacatccatcaaagcataaaggataaagccattttgtcagatgttgtagtcgcaactgccctggtagacgtgtatgcaaaatgtggaagcatagacaaggcacgtgaattgtttgacGGAATGTCTCAAAGAGATGTGgtttcatggactgcaatgattgcaggatatgcacaaaatggatttgttgagaaggctttagaaagtttcaagcaaatgcaattggcaggtgtaatgcCAGACTCGACAACCTTTGCGAGCATCAtctctgcctgtgccaaaatgggagctttggaacagggtatggacatccatcaaagcataaaggatagaggaattttgtcagatatcgtcgttgcaactgccctggtagacatgtatgcaaaatgtggaagaatagaCAAGGCATGCGAAATTTTTGACAAcatgtctcaaagaaatgtggtctcatggaatgccatgattgcaggatatgcacaaaatggatatgttgaaaaggctctagaaactttcaagcaaatgcaatttgcAGGTGTAAATCCAAATTCCTCAACCTTTGTAAGCATTCtacctgcctgtgccaaaatgggagctctgGAATTGGGTacagacatccatcaaagcataatggaagcGGGGCTTTTGTCAGATATTATAATTgaaaatgctctggtagacatgtacgcaagatgtggaagcatagacaaggcacgtgaactgtttgacaggaTGCCTCAAAGAGACattatctcatggaatgcaatgattgcgggatatgcacaaaatggatcttGCAAGGATGCTCTCATAATCTTTGAATTAATGAAGCTCTCTGGAACAAATCCTGACATTGTAAGCTTTACTTTTGTTCTATGTGCATGCAGCCATGCAGGCTTATTGGATGAAGGCTGTACATACTTCAATGACATGAGTAACCCTTATTGCATTACACCTACAGTTGATCATTACGTGTGCATGATTGACCTTCTTGGCCGTGCTGGCTATCTTGAGGGCACCCTAAACTTTATCATTAAGATGCCAGTCAAACCTGTGGTAgttttgtggatgtgttttctcGGTGCTTGTAGATCACACATGAATATAGGCTTAGGAGTATTTACAGCATTGTTGCTTTTTGATTTGGATCCTGAAAATGCTGCAACATATGTTCTGCTCTCAAACATCTATGCAGAAGTGGGCAGGTGGGGTGAGGTTCAAATGCTAAGGAGATTGATGAAAGATAGAGGAATAAAAAAGATTcctggatgtagttggattgaagaTCATAAAATGGTACATGCTTTCTGTGCAGGAGACAGATCACATCCACAGACACGAGAGATCTATGCAAAGTTGGAGAAATTGGCTTGGGAGATGAAGGCAGCAGGGTATTTTCCAGATTCAAGACATTTACATAATGATgtagaagaggaggaaaaggaattATTTCTCTGCTACCATAGTGAAAAGTTGGCAATTGCATTTGGTTTATTAAACACAGCTCCCGGAACAACTATTAGAGTTGTTAAGAACCTTCGAGTATGTGCTGATTGCCACACTGCAACAAAATTTATTTCCAAGATTGTTGCAAGAGAAATTGTTGTGAGAGATGCCAACCGTTTCCATCATTTTAAACAGGGAGAATGTTCTTGCGGAGATTATTGGTGA
- the LOC131047638 gene encoding pentatricopeptide repeat-containing protein At2g39620-like, which yields MLEGLHVLLLRHNPLEDYPTHQTYILRNALSQWKKIHSFIAHRRFSFAIRTTFHNKLIYMYVKCGSLVDVRKVFDHMKERDSVSWNTIIAAYRRYGYPHETVTLFHHMQQTGFQPDKFTFASVLPACAKMGALEQGMDIHQSIKDRGILSDVIVVSALVDMYTKCGRIDKARELFDKMPQRDVFSWTAMISGYAQNGFVDKALETFKQMQLAGVKPNSTTFASILPACAKMRAFEQGIDIHQSIKEGGFLSDVRVATALINMYAKCGDMDKARELFDKIRQRDVISWNAMIAGYAQGGFVDKALETFKQMQFAGVKPNSTTFVNILPACAKMGALEQGIHIHQSIMEGAILSVTVGNALIDMYAKYGSIDKASELFDIMPQRNVASWNAIIAGYTQNGIVDKALETFKQMQLAGIKPNSTTFASILPACAKMGALEQGMDIHRSITEAGFLSDVIVVTALVDMYGKCGCIDKACELFDRMPQKNVVSWTAMVAGYAQNGFAEKALETFKQMQVAGVKPNSTTFASILPACAKMGALEEGMEIYQSIKVGGFLSDVVVATALVDMYAKCGRIDKARELFDIIPQRNVVSWNAMIAGYAQNGFVVKALQTFKQMQLAGVKPISTTFASILPACAKLGALEQGIDIHQKVIEGGYLSDTMVGNALVDMYAKCGSIEKACDLFDRMHKKNVVSWTAMIAGYAQNGFVEKALETFKQMQLAGVKPVSATFASILPACAKMGALEQGMDIHQSIMEGGFWPDITVGNALVDMYAKCGSIGKARDLFDKLPQRDISSWNAMITGYAQNGFCKDALEIFELMNHSGTNPDIVSFACVLCACSYAGLVNEGCTYFNRMSCTNYITSTVDHYVCMVDLLARAGYLEDTLNFIIKMPVKPVAVVWMCFLSACRSHMNIGLGIFSALLLFDLDPQNAASYVLLSNIYAEAGRWCEVKMVRRLMKDRGIKKIPGCSWIENHKMVHVFCAGDRSHSQTGDL from the coding sequence ATGTTGGAGGGGTTGCACGTTTTGCTTCTGAGGCACAATCCCCTTGAAGACTACCCTACTCATCAAACTTATATCCTCAGAAACGCACTTTCACAATGGAAAAAAATTCATTCTTTCATCGCTCACAGGCGATTTTCCTTTGCTATACGCACAACTTTTCATAATAAGCTTATTTACATGTATGTCAAGTGCGGAAGTTTGGTCGATGTCCGTAAAGTGTTCGATCACATGAAAGAACGAGACAGTGTCTCATGGAATACGATTATTGCAGCGTACAGAAGATACGGGTATCCGCACGAAACAGTCACACTGTTCCACCATATGCAACAAACAGGTTTCCAACCCGATAAGTTCAcatttgccagcgtactcccagcctgtgccaaaatgggagctttggaacagggtatggatatccatcaaagcataaaggatagaggaattttgtcagatgttataGTTGTaagtgccctggtagacatgtatacaaaatgtggaaggatagacaaggcacgtgaactgtttgacaaaatgcctcaaagagatgtgttctcgtggactgcaatgatttcaggatatgcacaaaatggatttgttgataaggctttagaaactttcaagcaaatgcaattggcaggtgtaaagccaaattccacaacttttgccagcatcctcccgGCCTGTGCCAAAATGCGAGCTTTCGAACAGGGTAtagatatccatcaaagcataaaggaaggAGGATTTTTGTCAGATGTTAGAGTTGCAACTGCCCTGataaacatgtatgcaaaatgtggagacatggacaaggcacgtgaactgtttgacaaaatacgtcaaagagatgtcatctcatggaatgcaatgattgcaggatacgcACAAGGTGGATTTGTTgacaaggctttagaaactttcaagcaaatgcaattcgCAGGTGtcaagccaaattccacaacctttgtcaacattctccctgcctgtgccaaaatgggagctttagagcAGGGTAtacacatccatcaaagcataatggaagggGCCATTTTGTCAGTTACAGTTGgaaatgctctgatagacatgtatgcaaaatatggaagcatagacaaggcaagtGAACTGTTTGAtataatgcctcaaagaaatgtagcCTCATGGAATGCCATAATTGCAGGATATacacaaaatggaattgttgacaaggctttagaaactttcaagcaaatgcaattggcaggcataaagccaaattcgacaacctttgccagcatccttcctgcctgtgccaaaatgggagctttagaacagggCATGGACATCCACCGAAGTATAACGGAAGCAGGATTTTTGTCGGATGTTATAGttgtaactgccctggtagacatgtatggaaAATGTGGatgcatagacaaggcatgtgaactgtttgacagaatgcctcaaaagaatgtggtctcatggactgcaatggtTGCAGGATATGCACAGAACGGATTtgctgaaaaggctttagaaactttcaagcaaatgcaagtgGCAGGGGTaaaaccaaattccacaaccttcgccagtatcctccctgcctgtgccaaaatgggagccttGGAAGAGGGTATGGAAATCTATCAAAGCATTAAAGTAGGAGggtttttgtcagatgttgtagttgcaactgccctggtagacatgtatgcaaaatgtggaagaatagacaaggcacgtgaattgtttgacataatacctcaaagaaatgtggtatcatggaatgccatgattgcaggatatgcacaaaatggatttgttgtaaAGGCTTTACAAacattcaaacaaatgcaattggcaggtgtaaagccaatttCTACAACCTTCGCTAGCATCCTCCCCGCCTGTGCCAaattgggagctttggaacaaggtatcgACATCCATCAAAAGGTGATCGAAGGAGGCTATTTGTCAGATACtatggttggaaatgctctggtagacatgtatgcaaaatgtggaagcatagaaaagGCATGTGATCTGTTTGATAGAATGCATAaaaaaaatgtggtctcatggactgcaatgattgcaggatatgcacaaaatggatttgttgagaaggctttagaaactttcaagcaaatgcaattggcaggtgtaaagccggTTTccgcaacctttgccagcatcctccctgcctgtgccaaaatgggagctttggaacagggtatggacatccatcaaagcataatggaaggTGGTTTTTGGCCAGATATTacagttggaaatgctctggtagacatgtatgcaaaatgtggaagcataggcaAGGCACGTGATCTGTTTGACAAACTGCCTCAAAGAGATATAagctcatggaatgcaatgattacaggatatgcacaaaatggattttgcaagGATGCTCTCGAAATCTTTGAATTAATGAATCACTCTGGAACAAATCCTGACATTGTAAGCTTTGCTTGTGTTCTATGTGCATGCAGCTATGCAGGATTAGTGAATGAGGGCTGTACATACTTCAATCGCATGAGTTGCACCAACTACATTACATCCACAGTTGATCATTATGTGTGCATGGTTGACCTTCTCGCCCGTGCTGGCTATCTCGAGGACACATTAAATTTTATCATTAAGATGCCAGTTAAACCTGTAGCGGTTGTGTGGATGTGTTTTCTTAGTGCCTGTAGATCACATATGAATATAGGCTTGGGAATATTTTCAGCACTGCTACTTTTTGATTTGGATCCTCAAAATGCTGCGAGTTATGTTCTTCTTTCAAACATCTATGCAGAAGCGGGCAGGTGGTGTGAAGTTAAGAtggtaaggagattgatgaaaGATAGAGGAATAAAAAAGATCCCTGGATGCAGTTGGATTGAAAACCACAAAATGGTACATGTTTTTTGTGCAGGAGACAGATCACATTCACAGACAGGGGATCTATAA